A single genomic interval of Mycolicibacterium sp. MU0053 harbors:
- the dxr gene encoding 1-deoxy-D-xylulose-5-phosphate reductoisomerase, which translates to MTDERLKVLILGSTGSIGTQALEVIAANPDRFEVVGLAAGGANIDLLAAQRAQTGVTNVAVADEAAAQRLGDVPYAGPDAATRIVADTAATTGVDVVLNALVGALGLRPTLAALGCGARLALANKESLVAGGPLVLAAAAPGQIVPVDSEHSALAQCLRSGRADEVARLVLTASGGPFRGWAAADLESVTPEQAGAHPTWSMGPMNTLNSASMVNKGLELIETHLLFGIDYDHIDVVVHPQSIVHSMVTFADGSTIAQASPPDMKLPISLALGWPDRVAGAAPACDFSTASTWEFEPLDNAVFPAVDLARAAGKTGGCLTAVYNAANEEAAAAFLAGKISFPAIVDTVGEVVHAAGQWAAEPATVDEVLDAQHWARREAHAVWKRNAPQEVLPAR; encoded by the coding sequence GTGACAGATGAGCGCCTCAAGGTCTTGATCCTCGGCAGCACCGGGTCGATCGGCACCCAGGCGTTGGAGGTGATCGCTGCCAACCCCGACCGTTTCGAGGTCGTCGGGTTGGCCGCCGGCGGCGCCAACATCGATCTGCTGGCCGCCCAGCGGGCCCAGACCGGCGTGACGAACGTCGCCGTGGCCGACGAGGCCGCCGCGCAGCGGCTCGGGGATGTCCCGTATGCCGGGCCCGACGCCGCCACCCGCATCGTCGCGGACACCGCCGCGACGACCGGGGTCGATGTCGTCCTCAACGCGCTCGTCGGCGCACTGGGGCTGCGGCCCACCCTGGCCGCGCTGGGCTGCGGGGCCCGGCTCGCCCTGGCGAACAAGGAGTCGCTGGTGGCCGGCGGTCCGCTGGTGCTCGCCGCGGCCGCACCCGGACAGATCGTGCCGGTGGATTCGGAGCACTCCGCGCTGGCCCAGTGCCTGCGGTCGGGACGCGCGGACGAAGTGGCCCGGTTGGTGCTGACGGCCTCCGGCGGGCCCTTTCGCGGCTGGGCCGCGGCCGACCTCGAGTCGGTCACGCCCGAGCAGGCCGGCGCGCACCCCACCTGGTCCATGGGACCGATGAACACCCTGAACTCGGCCTCGATGGTCAACAAGGGCCTCGAGTTGATCGAGACACACCTGCTGTTCGGGATCGACTACGACCACATCGACGTCGTGGTCCACCCGCAGTCGATCGTGCACTCCATGGTCACCTTCGCCGACGGGTCGACCATCGCCCAGGCCAGCCCGCCGGACATGAAACTGCCCATCTCGCTCGCGCTCGGCTGGCCGGACCGGGTCGCCGGTGCGGCGCCCGCCTGCGACTTCAGCACCGCCTCCACCTGGGAGTTCGAGCCGCTCGACAACGCGGTGTTCCCCGCCGTGGACCTCGCCCGCGCGGCCGGTAAGACCGGCGGCTGCCTGACCGCGGTGTACAACGCCGCCAACGAAGAGGCCGCCGCGGCCTTCCTCGCCGGGAAGATCTCGTTCCCCGCGATCGTCGACACCGTGGGTGAGGTAGTACACGCCGCAGGTCAATGGGCCGCGGAACCGGCTACCGTTGACGAAGTACTCGACGCGCAGCACTGGGCCCGACGTGAGGCACACGCAGTGTGGAAGAGAAACGCCCCACAGGAGGTTCTGCCCGCCCGATGA